In one window of Bradyrhizobium sp. AZCC 1721 DNA:
- a CDS encoding ABC transporter ATP-binding protein — protein MSASDIILKLSNIESYYGPIMAIRGISLEVPRGRIVTLLGANGAGKTTVLKTISGILDPQKGSIEFLGKPIQRMEADKIVRLGLSHVPEGREVFPFLSVRENLMMGAYPRKDRAGVAEDLDRVYGYFPRLRERINQPAGQLSGGEQQMLAIGRALMNRPTLLLLDEPSLGLSPILVKEIFTIIKRVNEEQGMSILLVEQNAKVALETAHYGYVLEIGRVVMNDTCERLMSSKDIQEFYLGAKEEGARGERRWKKKKTWR, from the coding sequence ATGAGCGCTTCCGACATCATTCTCAAGCTCAGCAATATCGAGAGCTATTACGGGCCGATCATGGCCATCCGCGGCATCAGCCTCGAGGTGCCGCGCGGCCGCATCGTCACCCTGCTCGGCGCCAACGGCGCCGGCAAGACCACGGTGCTCAAGACCATCTCCGGCATTCTCGATCCGCAAAAAGGCTCGATCGAGTTTCTGGGCAAGCCGATCCAGCGCATGGAAGCCGACAAGATCGTCCGGCTGGGCTTGAGCCACGTGCCGGAGGGGCGCGAGGTGTTTCCATTCCTCTCGGTACGCGAAAATCTGATGATGGGCGCCTATCCGCGCAAGGATCGGGCCGGCGTCGCCGAGGATCTCGATCGCGTCTACGGCTATTTCCCGCGGCTGAGGGAACGCATCAACCAGCCGGCCGGGCAACTTTCCGGCGGCGAGCAGCAGATGCTGGCGATCGGGCGGGCGCTGATGAACCGTCCGACCCTACTACTTTTGGACGAGCCCTCGCTCGGGCTGTCGCCGATCTTGGTGAAAGAGATCTTCACCATCATCAAGCGCGTCAACGAGGAGCAGGGCATGTCGATCCTGCTGGTCGAGCAGAACGCCAAGGTAGCGCTGGAGACCGCGCATTACGGCTACGTGCTGGAAATCGGCCGAGTCGTGATGAACGACACCTGTGAGCGGCTGATGAGTTCAAAGGACATCCAGGAATTCTATCTCGGTGCCAAGGAAGAGGGCGCCCGCGGCGAGCGGCGCTGGAAAAAGAAGAAGACGTGGCGTTAG
- a CDS encoding ABC transporter ATP-binding protein, with amino-acid sequence MSYFRAENLSLHFGGLKAVDSVSFAVEKGEILSIIGPNGAGKSSIFNLISRIYPPTSGRIFFEDQDITNQPAYDIAGLGIARTFQNIELFENATMLSNLLVGRHRHSTTRLWQELLFLPSVRAGEKMHRRRVEQVIEFLDLEAYRDKLISGLPYGVRKVIELARALCSEPKLILLDEPSSGLNVEETEDMSFWIRDMKTELGITVLMVEHDMTLVNRVSDRVIALNYGRVLAMGSPSEVQRHPDVVAAYLGA; translated from the coding sequence ATGAGCTATTTCCGTGCCGAAAATCTCTCTCTGCACTTCGGCGGCCTCAAAGCTGTCGATTCCGTCAGCTTCGCTGTGGAGAAGGGCGAGATACTCTCGATCATCGGCCCGAACGGCGCCGGCAAGAGTTCAATCTTCAACCTGATCTCGCGGATTTATCCACCGACCTCGGGCAGGATCTTCTTCGAGGACCAGGATATTACCAATCAGCCGGCCTACGATATCGCAGGCCTCGGCATCGCCCGCACCTTCCAGAACATCGAATTGTTCGAGAATGCGACCATGCTGAGCAATCTCCTGGTCGGCCGGCACCGCCACTCCACCACGCGGCTCTGGCAGGAACTGTTGTTCCTGCCGAGCGTGCGCGCCGGCGAAAAGATGCATCGCCGCCGCGTCGAGCAGGTGATCGAATTCCTCGATCTCGAAGCCTATCGCGACAAGCTGATCTCGGGGCTGCCTTACGGGGTCCGCAAGGTGATCGAGCTGGCGCGCGCGCTGTGCTCCGAGCCGAAGCTGATCCTGCTGGACGAGCCGTCCTCCGGGCTCAATGTCGAGGAGACCGAGGACATGTCGTTCTGGATCCGCGACATGAAGACCGAGCTTGGCATCACCGTCTTGATGGTCGAGCACGACATGACTCTGGTCAACCGCGTCTCCGACCGTGTGATTGCGCTTAACTACGGCCGCGTGCTGGCAATGGGCTCGCCGTCCGAGGTGCAGCGCCATCCCGACGTCGTCGCCGCCTATCTCGGCGCATGA
- a CDS encoding branched-chain amino acid ABC transporter permease, which produces MRFLFKTDYEDDIKLFPHSGYVVSYGILLAFLLIAPFVLSSYLVSQLVFVCIYATVGVGLMILTGFTGQASLGHAAFLAIGAYTAAYLQQFNVPFPVYFLAGGLLTGVVGALVGFPALRLTGIYLVIATISFAFIVEEVLARWESVTHGNEGMRVKTLSLFGQAVPQNGPTFYYLCLAVLILTIVGTLNLLRSPTGRAFVAIRDSETAARSMGVNVSLYKVKSFAISAAITGLAGVLFAHKLSFISPEMFTLQLSIEFIIVILIGGAFSLHGAVLGAIFLVMIDPFLTYLKDDLPGIIAGIAATFGTDSIAAGKINDNVAAIASANGLKGAIYGVIIVLFVLFEPLGLYGRWLKIKLFFQLFPLYKRATFKRQKIYVKSERNR; this is translated from the coding sequence ATGCGTTTTCTCTTCAAGACGGATTACGAAGACGACATCAAACTGTTTCCGCACAGCGGCTACGTCGTCTCCTACGGTATCCTGCTGGCGTTTCTCCTGATCGCGCCGTTTGTGCTTTCCAGCTACCTCGTCAGCCAACTGGTGTTCGTCTGTATCTATGCGACGGTGGGCGTGGGACTGATGATTCTCACCGGCTTCACCGGGCAGGCCTCACTCGGGCACGCCGCCTTTCTGGCGATCGGCGCCTACACGGCGGCCTATCTGCAGCAGTTCAACGTGCCGTTTCCGGTCTATTTCCTGGCCGGGGGCCTGTTGACCGGCGTGGTCGGCGCGCTGGTCGGATTCCCGGCGCTGCGGCTGACGGGCATCTATCTCGTCATCGCGACAATTTCCTTCGCCTTCATCGTTGAAGAGGTGCTGGCGCGTTGGGAAAGCGTAACCCACGGCAACGAGGGCATGCGGGTCAAGACGCTGAGCCTGTTCGGGCAGGCAGTGCCGCAAAACGGCCCGACCTTCTACTATCTCTGTCTTGCCGTACTGATCCTCACCATCGTCGGCACGCTCAATCTGCTGCGCTCGCCGACAGGACGCGCCTTCGTCGCGATACGCGACAGCGAAACCGCGGCGCGCAGCATGGGCGTCAACGTGTCGCTCTACAAGGTGAAGTCGTTTGCGATCAGCGCGGCGATCACAGGCCTCGCCGGCGTGCTGTTCGCGCACAAGCTCTCCTTCATCTCGCCGGAAATGTTCACGCTGCAGCTCTCGATCGAGTTCATCATCGTGATCCTGATCGGCGGCGCCTTCAGCCTGCACGGCGCGGTGCTAGGTGCAATCTTTCTGGTCATGATCGATCCGTTCCTGACGTACCTGAAGGACGACCTGCCCGGCATCATCGCCGGCATCGCAGCGACCTTTGGCACCGACAGCATTGCGGCGGGCAAAATTAACGACAATGTCGCCGCCATTGCGTCCGCCAATGGCTTGAAGGGCGCCATCTACGGGGTGATCATCGTGCTGTTCGTGCTGTTCGAGCCGCTCGGTCTCTACGGCCGCTGGCTGAAGATAAAACTCTTCTTCCAGCTCTTCCCGCTCTACAAGCGCGCTACCTTCAAACGCCAGAAGATCTACGTGAAATCGGAGCGGAACCGATGA
- a CDS encoding branched-chain amino acid ABC transporter permease has translation MLDFVQQLVSGIALGCVYGLIALGFVLIYKATEVVNFAQGDLMMLGGFFAFTFIGMLGLNYWLGFAGAVIAMALFGMLAERVVVRPILGYPQFSIIMATIGLGYFLRSIVGMIWGTDDFKIETPFSDGVLRIGSLVLAYDKLSVIAATIILCALLYLFFNRTTLGTAMRASSENMLAAYYMGIPVKRVVSIVWAIAAAVATAAGVLLAPITFIHSNVGLVLGLKAFPAAVLGGFGSIPGAVVGGVLIGVIESMAGFYLPQGWKDVAPYIVLLVVLLLKPEGLFGVHMRKKV, from the coding sequence ATGCTGGACTTCGTTCAGCAGCTCGTGAGTGGCATCGCGCTCGGCTGCGTCTATGGCCTGATCGCGCTCGGTTTCGTGCTCATTTACAAGGCAACCGAGGTCGTCAATTTCGCCCAGGGCGATTTGATGATGCTGGGCGGATTCTTCGCCTTCACATTCATCGGCATGCTTGGTCTCAATTACTGGCTCGGATTCGCCGGTGCCGTCATCGCCATGGCCCTGTTCGGCATGTTGGCCGAACGCGTCGTCGTGCGCCCGATTCTCGGTTATCCGCAGTTTTCCATTATCATGGCAACGATCGGGCTCGGATACTTCCTGCGCTCGATCGTCGGCATGATCTGGGGCACCGACGATTTCAAGATCGAAACGCCGTTCAGCGACGGTGTGCTGCGAATCGGCTCGTTGGTGCTCGCATACGACAAGCTGTCGGTGATCGCCGCCACCATCATCCTCTGCGCGTTGCTGTACCTGTTCTTCAACCGCACCACGCTCGGCACCGCGATGCGCGCCAGCTCCGAGAACATGCTGGCTGCCTACTACATGGGCATTCCGGTCAAGCGCGTGGTCTCGATCGTGTGGGCGATCGCTGCGGCGGTCGCGACCGCAGCCGGCGTGCTGTTGGCGCCGATCACTTTCATTCACTCCAATGTCGGACTGGTGCTGGGTCTGAAAGCATTTCCCGCCGCCGTGCTCGGCGGTTTCGGCTCGATCCCCGGCGCCGTGGTCGGAGGCGTGCTGATCGGCGTGATCGAGAGCATGGCCGGCTTCTACCTGCCGCAGGGCTGGAAAGACGTCGCTCCCTACATCGTCCTTCTGGTGGTGCTGCTGCTCAAGCCCGAAGGCCTGTTCGGTGTTCACATGCGGAAGAAGGTCTAA
- a CDS encoding ABC transporter ATP-binding protein, whose product MKADVSALEVRGLTKRFDRPAVDALDLTVRTGEFYALLGPNGAGKTTTLRMVAGLLKPDAGSVSILGIDALADPVAAKQIMAWVSDEPMIYDKLTPLEYLEFVAGLWGIDPATSETSAHQLLASLGLEPHLHERCEGFSKGMRQKVALAGALVHDPRLIILDEPLTGLDALSARHVKGLLQERVRSGCTVIMTTHILEVAERMADRIGVIAAGRLVAEGTLSELRQQNGRGDTSLEDMFIALVDAGAAAA is encoded by the coding sequence ATGAAAGCGGATGTATCGGCGCTCGAGGTGCGAGGGTTAACGAAGCGTTTTGACCGCCCGGCGGTCGATGCGCTCGATCTCACCGTTCGCACCGGCGAGTTCTATGCCCTGCTCGGCCCCAACGGCGCCGGCAAGACCACGACCTTGCGCATGGTCGCCGGTCTGCTCAAGCCCGACGCCGGCTCTGTATCCATATTGGGCATCGATGCGCTTGCCGATCCCGTCGCCGCCAAGCAGATCATGGCCTGGGTTTCCGACGAGCCGATGATCTACGACAAGCTGACGCCGCTGGAATATCTCGAATTCGTCGCCGGCCTGTGGGGCATCGATCCCGCAACTTCCGAAACTTCCGCTCACCAGCTTCTGGCGTCGCTCGGGCTGGAGCCGCATCTGCACGAACGCTGCGAGGGATTTTCCAAGGGCATGCGGCAGAAGGTGGCGCTCGCCGGCGCACTGGTTCACGATCCCCGGCTGATCATCCTGGACGAGCCGCTGACCGGGCTCGACGCGCTGTCGGCGCGTCACGTCAAGGGATTGCTGCAGGAGCGCGTCCGCTCCGGCTGCACCGTGATCATGACGACGCATATTCTCGAAGTCGCCGAGCGGATGGCCGACCGGATCGGCGTCATCGCCGCGGGACGGCTGGTGGCCGAGGGTACGCTCAGCGAGCTGCGCCAGCAGAATGGCCGCGGCGACACCAGCCTCGAAGACATGTTCATCGCGCTCGTCGACGCCGGGGCGGCAGCCGCATGA